AAACGCCATAAGGAAATTTTTTAACCAATGCCCGGCGGATTCCCGGGATACATTCAGGATAGAGCTCCGGGTAACGGGATAATCTCAAGATTGTTTGTTGAATGACTGTAATGAATTGTTTGCCCAGACCTTCGAGTTGTTCTTCATACCAAAGAAAAGCTTCATCCAATTCCTTTTCAGCAAGAGGATCAAAAACAATATTCACAGATACTTATCCATGACCTGTTGATAGGAACGGGTCCGGGTCCGGCCAGTACGCATCAATGTCTTGCGGCGGGAGACTTCTTTGATCCAAGCCTTTTCAATCAGGGGGTCTGGTTTGTCCAGATCAGTCAGAATCATGTCCACGAGTTTGACTTTCTGACCGATTCCCATGTTTTTGGTCTGATTGAAAATTTCTTTAATCGTCATCCCCTGAATATAAGCAGATTTTAGGTTGTTTAACAAATTAAAGTTGCCGTTTGAGTAATTTACCCCACGCCGCAAAAAATGAGTTTCTCGTCCGGGCCGCACGGACACATCCGACATTCGGCAACGGGGCTCGGTCGCCCTACAGAAAAGCCGGATGTACACAGCGTGTAGGGCAAGCGGCCCTGCTTGCCACAGGCCAGAGTTTCACGGACACATCCTCCCCCCCCCAAGTTCCCGCGAACACGGTCGAGCGAGAGAATCTCGACCCTTCATATCCCCGCATCTATCCACCTTCGTGTCTTTCGTGCGCTTCGTGGTGCAACTTGCTCCTCTTAATTGGAGGGACATGCTTCCGCATGTCCGAGATCACGGGACGAAGCCGGAATTTGCCACGGGCTCTGTCGTCCTGCAGCTCGGCTAACTTCGTGCCTAGTACTTTGCACCTCCTCCCCCGCCGCCATTGGGCGGGGAAGGGTGCGGGAGGATAGTTTTTATTGTTCTGAATAATTCCAGAGGAGGCCGCCGTCGACGAATACGGTGGTGCCGGTCATGTAATCGGCATCGGTGGAGGCGAGGAATGCGGCAATACCGGCGACGTCTTCGGGTTTACCGAGGCGGTTGAGCGGGATATTCCCCAGCAGAGCTTTGAGCAGGTCGGGGCTATTCATGAGCTTGGAATTTATCGGGGTCTCGATCGCGCCGGGGGCGATATTATTAATCGTGATATTGTAGGGGGCCAGCTCGATGGACAAATTACGCGTGAGCATTTTTAGCGCACCCTTTGTCGCACAATAACTGCTGAAATGGGGGAAGGGGAGTTCCTCATGGACAGAGCTGATATTGATGATCTTGCCGGGTTGTTTGACAGCCATCCGGTGTTTGACGAATTCCTGAGTAGCAAAGAAAAGGCCTTTGAGATTCACATCGAGGACAAAGTCGAAATCCTTTTCGGTGACATCCCAGAAAGAGGCATTACGTTCGACCCCCGCATTATTGACGAGGATATCGATCTGGCCGGCTTTTTGAACGGCGATCTGGATCATTTCGGCATCTTTTTGGGCGACCGAGAGGTCTTCAGCGACAAAAACGACTTTGCGACCGAGATCGGTAATGGCTTTTTCAGTGGCCTTAGCACTATCGGTTTCAGAGCGGTCATCGATGATGATGTCGGCACCTTCTCGAGCGAGGCGGATGGCGATAGCGGCACCGATACCTTGGGCGGCTCCGGTGATAAGGGCGGTTTTTCCAGCGAGTTTCATTTTTTAGGGTCCTTTGATGTTCGGGTTAATTTTTCCAATTCTTCTTTAGATAAGCAGGGGAATTCCCCAGCGATATCCACACGCGGCTGCATGAGCTTTGCGATGAGGCCGGTCCAGCCTGTCTGGTGGGAGGCCCCCACGCCACGGCCACTGTCCCCGTCGAAATATTCATGGAAGGGCACGTAATCGCGGAACGCGGGATCATCCTGCATTTGAGGGTACAGCCCGTAAACCGGGCGGCGTCCTTTTTCGTCCTTGAGGAAAATGCGTTTCAGGCGTTTGGTGATCTCATCGGCCACCTCTAGGATGGTCATATAAACACCCGACCCCGTCGGGCACTCGATCGTGAAATCGTCACCGTAATAATAATGGAATTTCTGGAGGGACTCGATCAGGAGGTAATTCATCGGCATCCAGATGGGGCCACGCCAGTTCGAGTTCCCCCCGAAAAGGCCGGAGTCGGATTCGCCGGGCAGGTATTTGACACAGAGGTCGGGTCCATCGAGATTCATCCGGAAGGGATGGTCGAGGTGATAGCGGGACAGAGCGCGGATCCCGTAGTCGGAGAGGAACTCCGTCTCGTCGAGCATGCGACGGAGCAGGGCCTTCATCCGGTGCCCGCGCAAGAGCGAGAGCAGGCGGCGTTCGCCCTTCCCACAGACTGTCCAGCGCGAGACGAGGTTAGCCATTTTTGGTTTATGATTTAGGAACCACTCCATGTGCTCGGCGAAATTTGGGAATTTCTCATGGAGATCGGCGGGCAAGACCATGACGGCAAAAAGTGGGGTCAGGCCCACGAGGCTCCTGAGGCGGACGGGAATCGTTTGTCCGTCATCGCGGTGGACGACATCGTAGAAAAACTGGTCCTCTTCATTCCAGAGATCGGCATTATGTTCGCCTTCCCCAGACATGGCCCGGGCGATGTAGAGGAAATGCTCGAAGAATTTAATGGCGGTCTCTTCATAGACGGAATTAAAACGCGCCAGCTCCAGAGCAATTTGCATCAGGTTCAGACAATACATCGCCATCCAGCTCGTGCCGTCGGTCTGGTTGAGATTATAACCGGGGGGCAGGGGGGCACTGCGGTCAAATGCCCCGATATTGTCGAGGCCCAGGAATCCGCCTTCGAAAATGTTATCGCCTTTTTCATCCTTGCGATTAACCCACCAGGTGAAATTAATCAGGAGCTTATGGAAAATTTCTTCGAGGAATTTAACGTCGCCTGTGCCCCCGTTATATTTCCGGTCGATCTGATAGGTGCGGAATGCTGCCCAGGCGTGGACGGGAGGATTTACATCACTGAAATTCCATTCATAAGCCGGGATTTGGCCATTCGGGTGCTGGTAATAAACTTTTGTCAGCAGGCGTAACTGGTCTTTGGCGAAAGTGGGATCAATAATCGAAAAGGGCAGCATGTGGAAGGCGAGGTCCCATGAGGCGAACCAAGGATACTCCCATTTGTCGGGCATGGAGAGGACTTCCGAGGAATGGAAATGGAACCAGTTACTATTCCTGCCGGTGAGCCTTTCCTTTGGCGGTGCGGGCTGGGTAGGATCCCCTTTCAGCCATCGGGAGATGTCATAATGATAGGATTGTTTGCTCCAGATCATTCCGGCGAATGCCTGGCGCTGGACATTCTTTTCATCTTCACAGGTGATCCCCGTTTGGATCTGGTGATAAAATTCGTCGGCCTCCTTGATCCGTGCAGAGAAAACGGAATCAAAATCAGCAAAAGCTTCTTGTTGTGGATTTTTACTGAGACGGACGCGGAAGGTCGCTGATTGGCCGGGACCGACGGATGTTTGGTGGAGGACCCCGAGTTTCGTACCTGTGCCCGAGGGATTCACCACGGTTTGATTACCCGCGATGACGTATTCGTGGAATGCGTCTTTGTAGTAACCCCCGGTGTCCGGTGTGCCGTAGAGTCTGGGTGTATTCGTTTCATTCTGGGTGAAAAGAGGGGTGGTGCTGTCCTCGTAATAAAAATGGTAACTGCCGATATAAGGATCGGGGCAATCGAGATTCACGCATTGTGGATTTGTCAGGGCCAAAACGGGGCGTGCTTCGCCCTCGGACCAAGACCAGTT
This genomic stretch from Verrucomicrobiota bacterium harbors:
- a CDS encoding type II toxin-antitoxin system RelE/ParE family toxin, which gives rise to MNIVFDPLAEKELDEAFLWYEEQLEGLGKQFITVIQQTILRLSRYPELYPECIPGIRRALVKKFPYGVFYSIDKDTVVIYAIAHLHRLPFYWATRKKSS
- a CDS encoding addiction module protein → MTIKEIFNQTKNMGIGQKVKLVDMILTDLDKPDPLIEKAWIKEVSRRKTLMRTGRTRTRSYQQVMDKYL
- a CDS encoding glucose 1-dehydrogenase → MKLAGKTALITGAAQGIGAAIAIRLAREGADIIIDDRSETDSAKATEKAITDLGRKVVFVAEDLSVAQKDAEMIQIAVQKAGQIDILVNNAGVERNASFWDVTEKDFDFVLDVNLKGLFFATQEFVKHRMAVKQPGKIINISSVHEELPFPHFSSYCATKGALKMLTRNLSIELAPYNITINNIAPGAIETPINSKLMNSPDLLKALLGNIPLNRLGKPEDVAGIAAFLASTDADYMTGTTVFVDGGLLWNYSEQ
- a CDS encoding glucosidase; this encodes MPEQPPITGAEYDRLREIRENTTNWRQWGPYLSERQWGTVREDYSANGDAWNNFTHDQARSRAYRWGEDGIGGFSDDAGRLCLALALWNGKDPILKERLFGLTNSEGNHGEDVKEIYYYLDATPTHSYLKMLYKYPQAAFPYGQLIEVNRQRSKLEHEYELIDTGVLNENRYFDVFIEYAKASAEDILMRVTLTNKGPETAPVWVIPQLWFRNNWSWSEGEARPVLALTNPQCVNLDCPDPYIGSYHFYYEDSTTPLFTQNETNTPRLYGTPDTGGYYKDAFHEYVIAGNQTVVNPSGTGTKLGVLHQTSVGPGQSATFRVRLSKNPQQEAFADFDSVFSARIKEADEFYHQIQTGITCEDEKNVQRQAFAGMIWSKQSYHYDISRWLKGDPTQPAPPKERLTGRNSNWFHFHSSEVLSMPDKWEYPWFASWDLAFHMLPFSIIDPTFAKDQLRLLTKVYYQHPNGQIPAYEWNFSDVNPPVHAWAAFRTYQIDRKYNGGTGDVKFLEEIFHKLLINFTWWVNRKDEKGDNIFEGGFLGLDNIGAFDRSAPLPPGYNLNQTDGTSWMAMYCLNLMQIALELARFNSVYEETAIKFFEHFLYIARAMSGEGEHNADLWNEEDQFFYDVVHRDDGQTIPVRLRSLVGLTPLFAVMVLPADLHEKFPNFAEHMEWFLNHKPKMANLVSRWTVCGKGERRLLSLLRGHRMKALLRRMLDETEFLSDYGIRALSRYHLDHPFRMNLDGPDLCVKYLPGESDSGLFGGNSNWRGPIWMPMNYLLIESLQKFHYYYGDDFTIECPTGSGVYMTILEVADEITKRLKRIFLKDEKGRRPVYGLYPQMQDDPAFRDYVPFHEYFDGDSGRGVGASHQTGWTGLIAKLMQPRVDIAGEFPCLSKEELEKLTRTSKDPKK